TGGGAAGCGCGGCCCACATGCTTGGCCGCATCCTCGGCCAGCACACCGTCGATGTTCAGAACGACGAGTCGCACCGGCGCCAGGATATTGTCAGCGGACTGGCTATGCGCCTGGCCGCCCTCTCCAGCGTGTCCGAGGTCACATCCGTTGTCACAGACGCCGCCAGGTCCCTCTGGCCGGCCGCGGACCTCATCTACATCATGCTTCCGCAGGCCGAAGGTGGCTTGTGGTCCATCGCCACGCTGAACAGCATGCGCCCCGAAAACCAGCGCCATGGATGGGCCAGGGCCGGCGAGGGCTTTGCCGGCTGGGTTATCCAGAGCCGCCAGTCTCTCGCCGTCAATTCGGCGCACGACGACCCCCGCCGCGGCGCGCTCGACCGCGGCCAGGACGTCAAATCCGGCGCATGGGCCCCGATGAAGCACGGCTCGGCCCTCATGGGGCTCCTCGCGGTGGCCTTCACCGATTCCACCGGCGAACTCCAACCCGCCGACGTGGACCTGATGGAACGCATCGCCGAACAGGGAGCCGTCGCTCTGGAGCGCGTCCGCGATCGACACACCACCCAAACCGCCTTCTGGGACGCCATCGAGGCAATCTCCGGCGCCATTGACGCCCGAGACGGATACACACATGGTCACTCCCGAAACGTCACCGAATACGCGGTTGCCATCGCCCAGCGCCTCGAAATGTCCGCCGTCGAAATCCAGACACTCCGAGCCGCCGCCCTGATGCACGACATCGGCAAAATCGGCATCCCGGACCACATCCTCAACAAGCCCGGAAGCCTCACACCGGATGAACGGACCGTGATGGAATCGCACCCGGAAGTCGGCTACGAAATCCTCATGCGCGCGCCGTCCCTCCAGGGACTGCTGCCCGCCGTCCGGTTCCACCACGAACGCCCCGATGGCAAAGGCTACCCGCAAGGCCTCTCCGGCGATGCCCTGCCCCTCATGGCCCGCATCGTCGCCGTCGCCGACGCGTTCGACGCCATGGCCTCCGACCGCGTCTATCGAAAACGCCTCACCGTCGAAAGAGCCGTCGGCGTCCTCCGCGATGGCGCCGGCACCCAGTGGGACGAATCCTGCGTCACAGCCTTCCTCGCCATCGTCGAAGAGCACGCCACCCCCCGCCTCCAACTCCTGACCGCTGAAGACAGCGGACGCCAGTACCTCCCCTCCATAGGAGGCGACGTCTTCGGCGGAATGTGACCGCAAATGCAGGAGGCAGAAGTCAGAATGCAGACTTCTGCCCCCTGCCTCCCGCCGTCTGCCTCCCGCCTCCCGCCTCCCGCCTCCCGCCTCCTGCCTCCTGCCTCCTCCAAAAAAACTTCAGACAAAACCGCCTCCCCGCGGGCTAGTAAGTAGGAGGCAAATCAATGGTCACAAAGAAAACCCGCGTCCCGGGCCAATCGGCCAAGCGCGGAATGGGCATTCAGAGATACCCCGCAACCGGCGGACGAGGACCCTGCCCTCGATTCGGTGGCGCGGCGGATGACTTCTGGGTCCACCCCGCACTCACAAGCATCCCCAGACTCCGTGTCATCAGCTACCTCGCCAACCACGATGACCTAACCGTCAACGACATCGCCCAAAACCTCAACCTAAGCGAGTCCTCTGTGCGCTACTTCATCGAAAGCTTCCGCTCCTACCACTTCGTCCAGGGCACACCCGTCTACGGCGCAGTACGCCCAGCCCCCATCCCGGGACTGGTCAAAATGCACTGGAACATCACAACAGATGGCCGCAAACACCTCTGGCGATACGCCTGGGTCACTACCCGCGTCTGCGGCGACTACTCCATCACCGACACGTTCGACCCCCAGGCCCCCATCCTCCCCTGGAACGCCCTGCGCGATGACGCCCACTATTCCCTGCTCCGCCCCGTCGCCCTCGCCGCCGCCTCCTACATCCGGTTCTACGGACCGGCCTCCCAACCCGAACTCGAACGCATCAACGGCTTTCGCCAGGGCGCAGCCGATATCCCCATCGCCGCATGGCGCAGACTCGGCTGGATCGATGCCGCCCGCCCCAAATACGACCCCTACTCCCGATTCCACAAAAAAGGCCACCGCCACGCGCCAAGATGGCAGATCACAAGGGCAGGCATAGACGGATTCGAACGCCACGGTGCCGCCCTCGTCTGGGCCGGCTTCTTCTCCGGCTATAAGGACATCGAAAACGACAAAGTCTACCACGACGAAGACCTCGTCCACTACCTCGAGTTCGACTACTACTCGCCCCACTGAATGCCTCACTACGGTACGACCGGCGTCCCGCCGGTTACACCGAATTCAACGCAAAGGCCGCGGAGCAATGAACCACGGAGGCTCACAGAGGAAACAGAGGAGCACGGAGGACGGCATTCCCGCCCTGAATTCTGAATGCTGAATGCTGGATGCCGGATGCTGAATGCTGGATGCTGCTCTCTTGCCTGCTACAATGACATATCAATACAACGGCGTTACAGATCACAAGGCCAATCACATGAGTCTCAACGAAGCCGACACATGCCGTGAACACGTGACCCCCGCCCTGGACGCAGCCGGGTGGCGCAAATCCCCGCACGCCCTCAAGGAGCAGCATAACTTCACCGATGGGCGCATCCATGTGACCGGGAACCGCGCGGTCCGTGGTACCCGCAAAAAGGCGGATTACGTCCTCCAGCACACGCGCGACATCCCGATCGCTGTGGTCGAAGCCAAGGACGAGTCCCACACCCCCGGCGCGGGGCTGCAGCAAGCGAAGGACTACGCGGAAATCCTCGGCCTCAAATTCGCCTACTCAACCAACGGCCACGGCATTGTGGAGTTTGACTACATCACCGGGGCCGAGACCGCTCTGACCGCCTTTCCCACACCTGACGCGCTGTGGGCGCGTCTCACCGGCAACCTTGGCCTCAACATCGCCCAAAGCCAGCGCCTTGCCACACCATCGTACACGGGCGGCGGCTACGAACTCCGGTATTACCAGCAGATCGCCGTTAACCGCGTTATCTCCGCCATTCTCAGCGGGGACCGCCGTGTTCTTCTCACGATGGCCACCGGCACAGGCAAAACGAAGGTTGCGTTCCAGATTTGCTGGCGGCTCTCAAAGGCCAAGTGGAACCGCGCGGGCGATGGACAGGCCCCGCGAATCCTCTACCTCTCAGACCGTACGATGCTCGTCGATGACCCCATGGCCAAGGACTTCCGCCCGTTCGGCGATGGTCGTCTCCGCATCGAGAACGGCGAAGCCAACCTCGCCAGGCAGGTCTACTTCTCAACCTAC
The DNA window shown above is from Armatimonadota bacterium and carries:
- a CDS encoding winged helix-turn-helix domain-containing protein — protein: MVTKKTRVPGQSAKRGMGIQRYPATGGRGPCPRFGGAADDFWVHPALTSIPRLRVISYLANHDDLTVNDIAQNLNLSESSVRYFIESFRSYHFVQGTPVYGAVRPAPIPGLVKMHWNITTDGRKHLWRYAWVTTRVCGDYSITDTFDPQAPILPWNALRDDAHYSLLRPVALAAASYIRFYGPASQPELERINGFRQGAADIPIAAWRRLGWIDAARPKYDPYSRFHKKGHRHAPRWQITRAGIDGFERHGAALVWAGFFSGYKDIENDKVYHDEDLVHYLEFDYYSPH
- a CDS encoding HD domain-containing phosphohydrolase — encoded protein: MRFPALKPSAPPSVNDVRGPNAVPTTAKPDILAVTATAAGALLRAENSAAVLHAILTAAIDLGAPRPRAGLWRDEENAYAMWQMDANRTPVACGSAPASLYAAAVAPPNDPAVPAAQIPISAPGRRWGILDVGAQIEDGPSLAALGIIALQAALALERAAGGTVSHAGAGLLSAVEAWWNSTDSESLLARALTDVVRITGAESCSVTLLDTQPGTVRCLYSEDLSAEAPPTALPWKSSVDGRRNKDAVLRVMRTGQPVAFWWNPVSEALKAGIIPSGPQEGCYLAHPLSAAGAVFGVLDIYAKTPREFGPRQEEALGSAAHMLGRILGQHTVDVQNDESHRRQDIVSGLAMRLAALSSVSEVTSVVTDAARSLWPAADLIYIMLPQAEGGLWSIATLNSMRPENQRHGWARAGEGFAGWVIQSRQSLAVNSAHDDPRRGALDRGQDVKSGAWAPMKHGSALMGLLAVAFTDSTGELQPADVDLMERIAEQGAVALERVRDRHTTQTAFWDAIEAISGAIDARDGYTHGHSRNVTEYAVAIAQRLEMSAVEIQTLRAAALMHDIGKIGIPDHILNKPGSLTPDERTVMESHPEVGYEILMRAPSLQGLLPAVRFHHERPDGKGYPQGLSGDALPLMARIVAVADAFDAMASDRVYRKRLTVERAVGVLRDGAGTQWDESCVTAFLAIVEEHATPRLQLLTAEDSGRQYLPSIGGDVFGGM